A part of Salmo salar chromosome ssa18, Ssal_v3.1, whole genome shotgun sequence genomic DNA contains:
- the LOC106577738 gene encoding U2 small nuclear ribonucleoprotein A' isoform X3, with protein MCSEQTASRPVELPENHTSCCQRSPALLGELEKLSTLILDCNSYSSHVKFPYMPSVTTVWINKNKIGNLPTFVEEIRSKFPNIKILSMMNNESAPSYFNGGSLDQYIDYRQYVISQIPSLKILDDTEVLEKERAQAKKTYRIQRTREGSKKRKELQN; from the exons ATGTGCAGTGAGCAGACTGCATCTCGGCCGGTAGAGCTGCCTGAAAACCACACATCGTG CTGCCAACGGAGCCCAGCTCTCCTGGGTGAACTGGAGAAGCTCAGCACTCTGATCCTGGACTGCAACAGCTACTCGTCCCACGTCAAGTTCCCCTACATGCCTAGTGTCACCACCGTGTGGATCAACAAGAACAAGATCGGCAACCTGCCCACCTTTGTTGAGGAGATCCGAAGCAAGTTCCCCAACATCAA GATTCTCAGCATGATGAACAACGAATCAGCACCCAGCTACTTCAATGGAGGGAGTCTAGACCAGTACATAGACTACAG GCAGTATGTGATCAGTCAGATCCCAAGCCTGAAGATCCTGGATGACACTGAGGttttggagaaagagagagcgcagGCTAAGAAGACCTATAGGATACAGAGGACCAGGGAAGGCAGCAAAAAGAGGAAGGAACTTCAAAATTAA
- the LOC106577738 gene encoding U2 small nuclear ribonucleoprotein A' isoform X2, whose product METAGPPAAPGQPGQPGQPGPVLGLRSLSFAYQGLLEIPYEVILAQRDTLEVLDLSYNLLEDPALLGELEKLSTLILDCNSYSSHVKFPYMPSVTTVWINKNKIGNLPTFVEEIRSKFPNIKILSMMNNESAPSYFNGGSLDQYIDYRQYVISQIPSLKILDDTEVLEKERAQAKKTYRIQRTREGSKKRKELQN is encoded by the exons ATGGAGACAGCGGGGCCTCCTGCTGCACCAGGCCAGCCTGGCCAACCCGGTCAGCCAGGCCCGGTGCTGGGGCTTCGGAGTCTCTCCTTTGCCTACCAGGGATTGCTAGAGATCCCCTACGAAGTCATACTAGCCCAGCGAGACACCCTGGAAGTGTTGGACCTCAGCTACAACCTGCTGGAGGA CCCAGCTCTCCTGGGTGAACTGGAGAAGCTCAGCACTCTGATCCTGGACTGCAACAGCTACTCGTCCCACGTCAAGTTCCCCTACATGCCTAGTGTCACCACCGTGTGGATCAACAAGAACAAGATCGGCAACCTGCCCACCTTTGTTGAGGAGATCCGAAGCAAGTTCCCCAACATCAA GATTCTCAGCATGATGAACAACGAATCAGCACCCAGCTACTTCAATGGAGGGAGTCTAGACCAGTACATAGACTACAG GCAGTATGTGATCAGTCAGATCCCAAGCCTGAAGATCCTGGATGACACTGAGGttttggagaaagagagagcgcagGCTAAGAAGACCTATAGGATACAGAGGACCAGGGAAGGCAGCAAAAAGAGGAAGGAACTTCAAAATTAA
- the LOC106577738 gene encoding U2 small nuclear ribonucleoprotein A' isoform X1, whose amino-acid sequence METAGPPAAPGQPGQPGQPGPVLGLRSLSFAYQGLLEIPYEVILAQRDTLEVLDLSYNLLEESPALLGELEKLSTLILDCNSYSSHVKFPYMPSVTTVWINKNKIGNLPTFVEEIRSKFPNIKILSMMNNESAPSYFNGGSLDQYIDYRQYVISQIPSLKILDDTEVLEKERAQAKKTYRIQRTREGSKKRKELQN is encoded by the exons ATGGAGACAGCGGGGCCTCCTGCTGCACCAGGCCAGCCTGGCCAACCCGGTCAGCCAGGCCCGGTGCTGGGGCTTCGGAGTCTCTCCTTTGCCTACCAGGGATTGCTAGAGATCCCCTACGAAGTCATACTAGCCCAGCGAGACACCCTGGAAGTGTTGGACCTCAGCTACAACCTGCTGGAGGA GAGCCCAGCTCTCCTGGGTGAACTGGAGAAGCTCAGCACTCTGATCCTGGACTGCAACAGCTACTCGTCCCACGTCAAGTTCCCCTACATGCCTAGTGTCACCACCGTGTGGATCAACAAGAACAAGATCGGCAACCTGCCCACCTTTGTTGAGGAGATCCGAAGCAAGTTCCCCAACATCAA GATTCTCAGCATGATGAACAACGAATCAGCACCCAGCTACTTCAATGGAGGGAGTCTAGACCAGTACATAGACTACAG GCAGTATGTGATCAGTCAGATCCCAAGCCTGAAGATCCTGGATGACACTGAGGttttggagaaagagagagcgcagGCTAAGAAGACCTATAGGATACAGAGGACCAGGGAAGGCAGCAAAAAGAGGAAGGAACTTCAAAATTAA